From the Callithrix jacchus isolate 240 chromosome 22, calJac240_pri, whole genome shotgun sequence genome, the window AGGCTGGAGGTGAGCGCAGACGAGCGCTCCTCCGGCTCCTGGAGCGCTTGGGAAGGCGCCTGCAGGGCTGGCATCTGCCCCTGCCAGGCGGAGGCCTCCGGGGGTGCGGGCtgcggaggtggaggtggcgcgGCTTGGGGTTCCCCTGCCGCCCCGGCCACCTGGggcccctggccccagccccaccagggaCCCTGCACACCTCGCCCCTGTGAGTCGGCTTGAGCGGGCCCAAGCTGTCCCACGGAGCACGTCCCCGGCAGGCCGGCGTGCTGCGGCTCCCGCTCCTCGTGGCATCTGCCCGGGTGCGGAGGCCCCGGAAGGCTCTGAGGCTGGGGGAGCGCCACCCCCGAAGGAGCCAGGGCGGCGAACCCGAAAGCCCCGAGGGCCCCGAGCGCCGGGTCAGGTTGCGAGATTCCTTCTGCCTGTGGGGCCTGTCCGTGCAGGAGCAGGGGCACGGCCCCTGCTGCCTGGCTCACGACGGGCCCCTGTGGGAGGGCCCCAGGCGCGCAGGGCACTTGGGGTGCGGGAAGCGCCGCCCCCCACGCCCCGGTGTGGGTGGAGGCGACCCAGGAGCGAGCAGAGGAGCCGCGCCCGCCGGGGGCCGTGTCGCGCGGGCCGCCTGCGGCCGCGGGTCCCCTGCCAGCCCGGCCTGGATGCCTGGCCCTTCgattctgaaaccaaatctgAATCCTGGACTCCGGGAGGCCCGTCTCTCTGGCCAGTTCCTCCCTGGTGGCGAAGTCCGGAAAGCGCTCTCGCTCGAAGGCCCGGAGGAGCACGGCGGTCTGGGACTGGGTCACGGCCGTCCGCTTTCGCCGGCCTTCTGGCGGGCCGCGTGGCCCAGGCCAGGGCCTGGATTCCCGCCGGTGCTGCCTCAGCCGGCGCGATCTCTCGTTCTGAAACCAAATCTGGACCCTGGGCTCCGGAACGCCGATGGCCTGGGCCAGCTGTTCTCTGGTGGCCATGCCCGGGTACGGGTTCCGCTCAAAGGACGCTCGCAGGGCGTCCCTCTGGCTCGGAGTCCAAACGAGCCTCTTTCGCCTTCCTCGCCCTCGGGCCTCCGCCGGGAGAGGGCTGCCGGGAGCTGTGGGGAGAGCCATCGCGGGGAGACCGGGCCGAGtgtcacagacagacacaggcacacagaggccCGGCGGCTCCCGCGCGCCTCAGCCAACCTCTGCTGTGCACCGCACCTGCAGGCAGGTCAAGCCAGGAGTCCGGCCCCGCCAGCCAGGGGCCGCTTTTATAGAGACCTAGCGGCCCCACcccttcctgaatttgcatgagcTCCGGGGACCCAGGGCGGGGTAGCCCGCCCTCTCAAGCCGGAAACCACAGGGACACCAGGGCCCTGTGGGGTGGTCGGGGGTGGGGCCTGAGCGGCGGGGGAGGGACACGCGGGGCTTCGGGGGCTGGACCTCTGGGGTTCTCCAGGAATTCTACGGAAACTGGAAGCCTCTCTCCGGGCTCGAACACGTCACCAGGGAGGGTGGCGTGCAGAAGCGAACCCCCGTGACAGGCCTGAGTTTTCCAAGCCCCCCCTCTCCGTCAAGGCGTCCACGTCTGTGGGTGTCGCCGTGGCCGCGACACTCTCACACACGCAGCTGCGTGGATCCTGTTCGTGTTCCTCTAGAAAACGAGAGCGAAGGCACGGAGACAGAAACTCTCCCGGGCAGAGACGGCCTGACGAGGCATTCCTGTTTCCTGCCACACGGGGAGTCTCGGCAACCTGGATAGAAAGGGCAGCGACACGCTGCTGCTTTTCCACGGATCCCTGGGAGTTTCTGTTTCCCCGCCGAGCTCGGGGAAGAAAACGGTGAACGTCATCAGGTCACCACGACTTAGGAAGCCACAGAGAGCTGAGCGACAGGCACCCTTGCGGAGGTcacatacaaaagttaaaaaaaaattagccgggcgtggtggcagacgcctgtaaccgcagcgacttgggaggctggggcaggagaattaccggaacccgaggggtggaggttgcggtgagccgagatccggccattgaactccagcctgggcgagagggcgagactccatcttttaaaaaaagaagaaaaacgaaacaaaacgaaaaacaaagaaagacaacaCCGCGACCAACAACCACAACCCAGAGGCATTCCAACATATAAAACGCCAGGTCGAAAGGTCGCATCCTGCTTTTGCCTTGTGAGTCATCCTCTTGGCACTCTGCCACGCgtactttccctccttctcttccgctTCCGAAGCTTCTTCATACACGTTTACTGCTGCTCGGAAACTCTCCTGCTTTACGGCCCTCGGTGGAGTCGTTTctcctgaggaggcaagaatcgcGGTTTCTGTAGACTCACACCCCTAGGAATTCCTTTGCCCTAACAGGCAACAGGTAGGAGAAATGAGGGACATCGCCTCGGTGCTGGTCCAGAAATAGGTCACCGTACCGTATCCGGGGAAAGCCCCAAAAAGGGTCATTACCTAGGTGAAGTGCTTAGAAATATATCCCAATACCTCCTGTGGGTAGGACCACGTGAGAAGAGAAGAGTTAAATAGCCTAGAGGCTGTGCTCAGCTGTATGTCCCAATCAGCCCGGTGGGAAAAGCCAAGGCGTAATACAAGAGACAGGTCGTGTAGGTGCTGAGTCAGGTGAAATGTTCCATTTCAGTGTCGGTGGACACTTCCCAGGAAGAAGGGGGCGACACAGGCCACCCAGCAGAAGAGACCAAAAGTATGTCATGATGATACCTGTGGACGAGAACCCAGACAAGGGGACCGCATCGCCTGTGTGCCGGGCCCGGTGACAAgtcactctttcttttgtaagcgCAGCCCAGTCAGGCGAGCACAGTTACCTCACCTGGGTGCTGGGCCCAGAGACAAGCCACATCCGCTCCTGTGGGCAAAGAGCAGGGGTAACAAGACAATCACTGAGAATAGTTGAGTCCCCAGACATGACGTCACAATGGTCTCTGTGGGCAGGGTTCACGCAGGGGACTCACATCACATTGACTGTGGACTCAACAGTGTGTCGCAATGCTTTCTGAGAAGAGGGTCATGACAGAGAAGGAATGTAACTGGATGGCGGGCCCAGCAATATGTTATTGACTCCTATGTGAGCAGATATGAGGCAAGAGAAGGGAATCACAGCATCCTAGTTATGAGCACAGACATATGTCCCAAAGCCCCAAGCATGaggtgccaaggcaggaggacagtgTCACACGACCTAGGTGCTGGGTCCCACCCTACCCCccaccctccgtccctccctcactcccttccccctccctctctcccttgcgtccttccctcccttccctcgtcCCTCCCTCGCGGCCTGGGATCCTCCCCGCTTCTCTACCCGCCTTCCCTCCGGCCTGGAGAAAGCAGCCCTTCCGTTTGCCCGCGGGGTCGTTCGTAGCGGGGCCGTGGGAGGAGTGGTCTCGGGTCTATATTGAGCTGCCAGGCGCTACTCGGTGATGGCGGGGAAGCTGGCGGGGCACCGGTGTGCGAGTGATCGGTGGGCGAAtcggggaggcagaagaggggtgCAGCGGAATGGAGAGCCGGCCTGCCTGGGGACCCGGCCCGGTGTTTCCGGGGGGGGGGGGCGAAACGCTCCCTCCGCCCACCCTCCTGAAGTAGGCCGGGtggcgtgggggcagggctgcgagGAGGGCCGACAGCTCTGCCTGCGCCGGTCCCCAGAAGCGGCCGCGGGCTGCCTGCAGACCCGCGCACGCGCACTAGACCGCCCAGCTCCCGGGCCCTGGGCGGGTTCTGGGGTTCCCTAGATGCTGGGGAGAGAATGACAGCACAGCCCCGCCCTGTGTGCTGTCTCTCACCGGACGGACCTAGAACTGAGGGCTCCCAGGCAGGTCAGCGAAACGGCAAGACAGGCCGCAGGAGCCTCAAATCCATGCAcacgcgcgcacgcgcacacccAGCCGATCACAGGCTGAAGTCGGAAATCACGCTTCAATCGGCCCGAGGGTGACCCCTGTGGGGATGAGACTGCCTCGCGCTCCGTTGCAGGGTTCGCCGTGGGGATATGCCGTCTGTGAACCCCGTGGGTGAAACGAGGACTGGCACGCATCGCATTGAGCTCCCGAAATGCTTTAAGGCTGTGGGGTCCCTCCGTTGGTCCTGGAGGCAGGAGACCGCTCTAATCTCTGCCTATGTCCCTCTGTCCCGtggtccctctctctccccctctgttcCACCCTGTTCccgtctttccctttcttcctcagtccctccaaacctcggtttcttcctttctctccccctttctctctttctccttttcaccctCCCTTcgctccctgggtccctccctgtgcgtccctccctgtccctcggtccctgcctccctcccttcctccctctctcccttccgtcctttcctcccttcactcGTCCCTCCCTCTGGTCCTGGGATCCTCTCCCCATCTCTAGCCGCCATCCCTCGCGCCTGGAGAGGGCAGTCCAAGCGTTTGCTCGCGGGGTAgacggggttgggggtggggggaagggtggtCTCGGGGCCGCACTGGGCTGCCCGGCGCTGCTCCGTgacggtgggagggggaggctggcgGGTTACCGGTGTGCCAGTGATGGGTGGGCGGAGCGGGGAGGCAAGAAGAGGCGTGTCGCGGATTGGAGAGCGGCCCCGCCTTCGGACCCGGCCCGGTGTTTCCCGGGCAAAGCGccccctctgcccaccctcctgAAGTACGCGGGGtggcgtgggggcagggctgcgagGAGGGACGACAGCTCTGCCTGCGCTGGTCCCCCGAAGCGCAGCGCCGCGGGCTGCCTGCAGACCCGCGCCGGCGCACTAGACCGCCCAGCTCCCGGGCCCTGGGCGGGCTCTGGGGTCCCCAAGATGCCCGGGATAGAAGGACggcacagccctgccctgtgtgTAGTCTCTCACCGGACGGACGGACCTGGCACTCAGGGATCCCAGACAGGTCAGCGGGAGGGCGAGACGCCAAGACACGCCGCTGGAAGCGGAGCCACACGGTCACCTCACGGCGGGAGAGAGGCCaccgccctgcccccacccctccccgacCCGCGCGCGCCTTTTAAAGCTCCTCCAGCAGAGCCCGGTATTCTTCCTCGCTGAGGGGTGGCTCCAGGGAAGCGAGCTCTTCCACCTCCTTCAGCTCCCCCAGTGGCTCCGTCTCTAGGAAAGGTCGTGCCTGCTGCTGAAACTCTGGGGTCGACAGGAGCTCGTCCAGCAGGCTGGAGGTGAGCGCAGACGAGCGCTCCTCCGGCTCCTGGAGCGCTTGGGAAGGCGCCTGCAGGGCTGGCATCTGCCCCTGCCAGGCGGAGGCCTCCGGGGGTGCGGGCtgcggaggtggaggtggcgcgGCTTGGGGTTCCCCTGCCGCCCCGGCCACCTGGggcccctggccccagccccaccagggaCCCTGCACACCTCGCCCCTGTGAGTCGGCTTGAGCGGGCCCAAGCTGTCCCACGGAGCACGTCCCCGGCAGGCCGGCGTGCTGCGGCTCCCGCTCCTCGTGGCATCTGCCCGGGTGCGGAGGCCCCGGAAGGCTCTGAGGCTGGGGGAGCGCCACCCCCGAAGGAGCCAGGGCGGCGAACCCGAAAGCCCCGAGGGCCCCGAGCGCCGGGTCAGGTTGCGAGATTCCTTCTGCCTGTGGGGCCTGTCCGTGCAGGAGCAGGGGCACGGCCCCTGCTGCCTGGCTCACGACGGGCCCCTGTGGGAGGGCCCCAGGCGCGCAGGGCACTTGGGGTGCGGGAAGCGCCGCCCCCCACGCCCCGGTGTGGGTGGAGGCGACCCAGGAGCGAGCAGAGGAGCCGCGCCCGCCGGGGGCCGTGTCGCGCGGGCCGCCTGCGGCCGCGGGTCCCCTGCCAGCCCGGCCTGGATGCCTGGCCCTTCgattctgaaaccaaatctgAATCCTGGACTCCGGGAGGCCCGTCTCTCTGGCCAGTTCCTCCCTGGTGGCGAAGTCCGGAAAGCGCTCTCGCTCGAAGGCCCGGAGGAGCACGGCGGTCTGGGACTGGGTCACGGCCGTCCGCTTTCGCCGGCCTTCTGGCGGGCCGCGTGGCCCAGGCCAGGGCCTGGATTCCCGCCGGTGCTGCCTCAGCCGGCGCGATCTCTCGTTCTGAAACCAAATCTGGACCCTGGGCTCCGGAACGCCGATGGCCTGGGCCAGCTGTTCTCTGGTGGCCATGCCCGGGTACGGGTTCCGCTCAAAGGACGCTCGCAGGGCGTCCCTCTGGCTCGGAGTCCAAACGAGCCTCTTTCGCCTTCCTCGCCCTCGGGCCTCCGCCGGGAGAGGGCTGCCGGGAGCTGTGGGGAGAGCCATCGCGGGGAGACCGGGCCGAGtgtcacagacagacacaggcacacagaggccCGGCGGCTCCCGCGCGCCTCAGCCAACCTCTGCTGTGCACCGCACCTGCAGGCAGGTCAAGCCAGGAGTCCGGCCCCGCCAGCCAGGGGCCGCTTTTATAGAGACCTAGCGGCCCCACcccttcctgaatttgcatgagcTCCGGGGACCCAGGGCGGGGTAGCCCGCCCTCTCAAGCCGGAAACCACAGGGACACCAGGGCCCTGTGGGGTGGTCGGGGGTGGGGCCTGAGCGGCGGGGGAGGGACACGCGGGGCTTCGGGGGCTGGACCTCTGGGGTTCTCCAGGAATTCTACGGAAACTGGAAGCCTCTCTCCGGGCTCGAACACGTCACCAGGGAGGGTGGCGTGCAGAAGCGAACCCCCGTGACAGGCCTGAGTTTTCCAAGCCCCCCCTCTCCGTCAAGGCGTCCACGTCTGTGGGTGTCGCCGTGGCCGCGACACTCTCACACACGCAGCTGCGTGGATCCGGTTCGTGTTCCTCTAGAAAACGAGAGCGAAGGCACGGAGACAGAAACTCTCCCGGGCAGAGACGGCCTGACGAGGCATTCCTGTTTCCTGCCACACGGGGAGTCTCGGCAACCTGGATAGAAAGGGCAGCGACACGCTGCTGCTTTTCCACGGATCCCTGGGAGTTTCTGTTTCCCCGCCGAGCTCGGGGAAGAAAACGGTGAACGTCATCAGGTCACCACGACTTAGGAAGCCACAGAGAGCTGAGCGACAGGCACCCTTGCGGAGGTcacatacaaaagttaaaaaaaaattagccgggcgtggtggcagacgcctgtaaccgcagcgacttgggaggctggggcaggagaattaccggaacccgaggggtggaggttgcggtgagccgagatccggccattgaactccagcctgggcgagagggcgagactccgtcttttaaaaaaagaagaaaaacgaaacaaaacgaaaaacaaagaaagacaacaCCGCGACCAACAACCACAACCCAGAGGCATTCCAACATATAAAACGCCAGGTCGAAAGGTCGCATCCTGCTTTTGCCTTGTGAGTCATCCTCTTGGCACTCTGCCACGTgtactttccctccttctcttccgctTCCGAAGCTTCTTCATACACGTTTACTGCTGCTCGGAAACTCTCCTGCTTTACGGCCCTCGGTGGAGTCGTTTctcctgaggaggcaagaatcgcGGTTTCTGTAGACTCACACCCCTAGGAATTCCTTTGCCCTAACAGGCAACAGGTAGGAGAAATGAGGGACATCGCCTCGGTGCTGGTCCAGAAATAGGTCACCGTACCGTATCCGGGGAAAGCCCCAAAAAGGGTCATTACCTAGGTGAAGTGCTTAGAAATATATCCCAATACCTCCTGTGGGTAGGACCACGTGAGAAGAGAAGAGTTAAATAGCCTAGAGGCTGTGCTCAGCTGTATGTCCCAATCAGCCCGGTGGGAAAAGCCAAGGCGTAATACGAGAGACAGGTCGTGTAGGTGCTGAGTCAGGTGAAATGTTCCATTTCAGTGTCGGTGGACACTTCCCAGGAAGAAGGGGGCGACACAGGCCACCCAGCAGAAGAGACCAAAAGTATGTCATGATGATACCTGTGGACGAGAACCCAGACAAGGGGACCGCATCGCCTGTGTGCCGGGCCCGGTGACAAgtcactctttcttttgtaagcgCAGCCCAGTCAGGCGAGCACAGTTACCTCACCTGGGTGCTGGGCCCAGAGACAAGCCACATCCGCTCCTGTGGGCAAAGAGCAGGGGTAACAAGACAATCACTGAGAATAGTTGAGTCCCCAGACATGACGTCACAATGGTCTCTGTGGGCAGGGTTCACGCAGGGGACTCACATCACATTGACTGTGGACTCAACAGTGTGTCGCAATGCTTTCTGAGAAGAGGGTCATGACAGAGAAGGAATGTAACTGGATGGCGGGCCCAGCAATATGTTATTGACTCCTATGTGAGCAGATATGAGGCAAGAGAAGGGAATCACAGCATCCTAGTTATGAGCACAGACATATGTCCCAAAGCCCCAAGCATGaggtgccaaggcaggaggacagtgTCACACGACCTAGGTGCTGGGTCCCACCCTACCCCccaccctccgtccctccctcactcccttccccctccctctctcccttgcgtccttccctcccttccctcgtcCCTCCCTCGCGGCCTGGGATCCTCCCCGCTTCTCTACCCGCCTTCCCTCCGGCCTGGAGAAAGCAGCCCTTCCGTTTGCCCGCGGGGTCGTTCGTAGCGGGGCCGTGGGAGGAGTGGTCTCGGGTCTATATTGAGCTGCCAGGCGCTACTCGGTGATGGCGGGGAAGCTGGCGGGGCACCGGTGTGCGAGTGATCGGTGGGCGAAtcggggaggcagaagaggggtgCAGCGGAATGGAGAGCCGGCCTGCCTGGGGACCCGGCCCGGTGTTTCCGGGGGGGGGGCGAAACGCTCCCTCCGCCCACCCTCCTGAAGTAGGCCGGGtggcgtgggggcagggctgcgagGAGGGCCGACAGCTCTGCCTGCGCTGGTCCCCAGAAGCGGCCGCGGGCTGCCTGCAGACCCGCGCACGCGCACTAGACCGCCCAGCTCCCGGGCCCTGGGCGGGTTCTGGGGTTCCCTAGATGCTGGGGAGAGAATGACAGCACAGCCCCGCCCTGTGTGCTGTCTCTCACCGGACGGACCTAGAACTGAGGGCTCCCAGGCAGGTCAGCGAAACGGCAAGACAGGCCGCAGGAGCCTCAAATCCATGCAcacgcgcgcacgcgcacacccAGCCGATCACAGGCTGAAGTCGGAAATCACGCTTCAATCGGCCCGAGGGTGACCCCTGTGGGGATGAGACTGCCTCGCGCTCCGTTGCAGGGTTCGCCGTGGGGATATGCCGTCTGTGAACCCCGTGGGTGAAACGAGGACTGGCACGCATCGCATTGAGCTCCCGAAATGCTTTAAGGCTGTGGGGTCCCTCCGTTGGTCCTGGAGGCAGGAGACCGCTCTAATCTCTGCCTATGTCCCTCTGTCCCGtggtccctctctctccccctctgttcCACCCTGTTCccgtctttccctttcttcctcagtccctccaaacctcggtttcttcctttctctccccctttctctctttctccttttcaccctCCCTTcgctccctgggtccctccctgtgcgtccctccctgtccctcggtccctgcctccctcccttcctccctctctcccttccgtcctttcctcccttcactcGTCCCTCCCTCTGGTCCTGGGATCCTCTCCCCATCTCTAGCCGCCATCCCTCGCGCCTGGAGAGGGCAGTCCAAGCGTTTGCTCGCGGGGTAgacggggttgggggtggggggaagggtggtCTCGGGGCCGCACTGGGCTGCCCGGCGCTGCTCCGTgacggtgggagggggaggctggcgGGTTACCGGTGTGCCAGTGATGGGTGGGCGGAGCGGGGAGGCAAGAAGAGGCGTGTCGCGGATTGGAGAGCGGCCCCGCCTTCGGACCCGGCCCGGTGTTTCCCGGGCAAAGCGccccctctgcccaccctcctgAAGTACGCGGGGtggcgtgggggcagggctgcgagGAGGGACGACAGCTCTGCCTGCGCTGGTCCCCCGAAGCGCAGCGCCGCGGGCTGCCTGCAGACCCGCGCCGGCGCACTAGACCGCCCAGCTCCCGGGCCCTGGGCGGGCTCTGGGGTCCCCAAGATGCCCGGGATAGAAGGACggcacagccctgccctgtgtgTAGTCTCTCACCGGACGGACGGACCTGGCACTCAGGGATCCCAGACAGGTCAGCGGGAGGGCGAGACGCCAAGACACGCCGCTGGAAGCGGAGCCACACGGTCACCTCACGGCGGGAGAGAGGCCaccgccctgcccccacccctccccgacCCGCGCGCGCCTTTTAAAGCTCCTCCAGCAGAGCCCGGTATTCTTCCTCGCTGAGGGGTGGCTCCAGGGAAGCGAGCTCTTCCACCTCCTTCAGCTCCCCCAGTGGCTCCGTCTCTAGGAAAGGTCGTGCCTGCTGCTGAAACTCTGGGGTCGACAGGAGCTCGTCCAGCAGGCTGGAGGTGAGCGCAGACGAGCGCTCCTCCGGCTCCTGGAGCGCTTGGGAAGGCGCCTGCAGGGCTGGCATCTGCCCCTGCCAGGCGGAGGCCTCCGGGGGTGCGGGCtgcggaggtggaggtggcgcgGCTTGGGGTTCCCCTGCCGCCCCGGCCACCTGGggcccctggccccagccccaccagggaCCCTGCACACCTCGCCCCTGTGAGTCGGCTTGAGCGGGCCCAAGCTGTCCCACGGAGCACGTCCCCGGCAGGCCGGCGTGCTGCGGCTCCCGCTCCTCGTGGCATCTGCCCGGGTGCGGAGGCCCCGGAAGGCTCTGAGGCTGGGGGAGCGCCACCCCCGAAGGAGCCAGGGCGGCGAACCCGAAAGCCCCGAGGGCCCCGAGCGCCGGGTCAGGTTGCGAGATTCCTTCTGCCTGTGGGGCCTGTCCGTGCAGGAGCAGGGGCACGGCCCCTGCTGCCTGGCTCACGACGGGCCCCTGTGGGAGGGCCCCAGGCGCGCAGGGCACTTGGGGTGCGGGAAGCGCCGCCCCCCACGCCCCGGTGTGGGTGGAGGCGACCCAGGAGCGAGCAGAGGAGCCGCGCCCGCCGGGGGCCGTGTCGCGCGGGCCGCCTGCGGCCGCGGGTCCCCTGCCAGCCCGGCCTGGATGCCTGGCCCTTCgattctgaaaccaaatctgAATCCTGGACTCCGGGAGGCCCGTCTCTCTGGCCAGTTCCTCCCTGGTGGCGAAGTCCGGAAAGCGCTCTCGCTCGAAGGCCCGGAGGAGCACGGCGGTCTGGGACTGGGTCACGGCCGTCCGCTTTCGCCGGCCTTCTGGCGGGCCGCGTGGCCCAGGCCAGGGCCTGGATTCCCGCCGGTGCTGCCTCAGCCGGCGCGATCTCTCGTTCTGAAACCAAATCTGGACCCTGGGCTCCGGAACGCCGATGGCCTGGGCCAGCTGTTCTCTGGTGGCCATGCCCGGGTACGGGTTCCGCTCAAAGGACGCTCG encodes:
- the LOC128930488 gene encoding double homeobox protein 4-like protein 4 is translated as MALPTAPGSPLPAEARGRGRRKRLVWTPSQRDALRASFERNPYPGMATREQLAQAIGVPEPRVQIWFQNERSRRLRQHRRESRPWPGPRGPPEGRRKRTAVTQSQTAVLLRAFERERFPDFATREELARETGLPESRIQIWFQNRRARHPGRAGRGPAAAGGPRDTAPGGRGSSARSWVASTHTGAWGAALPAPQVPCAPGALPQGPVVSQAAGAVPLLLHGQAPQAEGISQPDPALGALGAFGFAALAPSGVALPQPQSLPGPPHPGRCHEEREPQHAGLPGTCSVGQLGPAQADSQGRGVQGPWWGWGQGPQVAGAAGEPQAAPPPPPQPAPPEASAWQGQMPALQAPSQALQEPEERSSALTSSLLDELLSTPEFQQQARPFLETEPLGELKEVEELASLEPPLSEEEYRALLEEL
- the LOC100405864 gene encoding double homeobox protein 4-like protein 4: MALPTAPGSPLPAEARGRGRRKRLVWTPSQRDALRASFERNPYPGMATREQLAQAIGVPEPRVQIWFQNERSRRLRQHRRESRPWPGPRGPPEGRRKRTAVTQSQTAVLLRAFERERFPDFATREELARETGLPESRIQIWFQNRRARHPGRAGRGPAAAGGPRDTAPGGRGSSARSWVASTHTGAWGAALPAPQVPCAPGALPQGPVVSQAAGAVPLLLHGQAPQAEGISQPDPALGALGAFGFAALAPSGVALPQPQSLPGPPHPGRCHEEREPQHAGLPGTCSVGQLGPAQADSQGRGVQGPWWGWGQGPQVAGAAGEPQAAPPPPPQPAPPEASAWQGQMPALQAPSQALQEPEERSSALTSSLLDELLSTPEFQQQARPFLETEPLGELKEVEELASLEPPLSEEEYRALLEEL
- the LOC144576468 gene encoding double homeobox protein 4-like protein 4 is translated as MALPTAPGSPLPAEARGRGRRKRLVWTPSQRDALRASFERNPYPGMATREQLAQAIGVPEPRVQIWFQNERSRRLRQHRRESRPWPGPRGPPEGRRKRTAVTQSQTAVLLRAFERERFPDFATREELARETGLPESRIQIWFQNRRARHPGRAGRGPAAAGGPRDTAPGGRGSSARSWVASTHTGAWGAALPAPQVPCAPGALPQGPVVSQAAGAVPLLLHGQAPQAEGISQPDPALGALGAFGFAALAPSGVALPQPQSLPGPPHPGRCHEEREPQHAGLPGTCSVGQLGPAQADSQGRGVQGPWWGWGQGPQVAGAAGEPQAAPPPPPQPAPPEASAWQGQMPALQAPSQALQEPEERSSALTSSLLDELLSTPEFQQQARPFLETEPLGELKEVEELASLEPPLSEEEYRALLEEL